From the Macaca nemestrina isolate mMacNem1 chromosome 7, mMacNem.hap1, whole genome shotgun sequence genome, the window AAGGAGAGACAACCATCTTGCAACTAGAAAAAGATTTGCGCACCCAGGTGGAATTGATGcgaaaacagaaaaaggagagaaaacaggaaCTGAAGCTACTTCAAGAGCAAGATCAAGAACTGTGTGAAATTCTTTGTATGCCCCGCTACGATATTGACAGTGCCTCAGTGCCCAGCTTAGAGGAGCTGAACCAGTTCAGGCAACATGTGACAACTTTGAGGGAAACAAAGGTACACTGCCTACATTTGTACTTCCTAAAAACCACTTTGGTTTTCCTCTAGGTATCTTGTAATTGCTTTGTTTTAAAGGCTTCTAGGCGTGAGGAGTTTGTCAGTATAAAGAGACAGATCATACTGTGTATGGAAGAATTAGACCACACCCCAGACACAAGCTTTGAAAGAGATGTGGTGTGTGAAGACGAAGATGCCTTTTGTTTGTCTTTGGAGAATATTGCAACACTACAAAAGTTGCTACGGCAGGTACTGTCTTCTCAAATTATGCCCTAGGATCTCCGTAgtatatagtttgaaaaaaacTGACAGCTGTTTCTTCAGTCTTAAATAAGGAGACAATGTAAGATGAGAGAATGAGGGAAGATAAGGATAGTAATATATGATATACAACCTTGATTTTTGTTTACTAGTTAAAAAAGCTTTATATGTAGctccaagaaaatgaaattatagatGAAATAACATTAGTCATTTGAATTAGATTAGTgtttaattaaaattgttttcagttCTAAATTTGAATGCTAATTCTTGGAGTCCGAGATCCTGACAGCCTTACAGCTTGTGTTTAGGAGGCATGAAAACATGCTACTTTGAGTTCTCATGAAAGTGCCTCCTCTACCTGTGGGTCCAGACGTTTCTTTGCGGGAGGCCAGAGGGCTAGCCTCTGTTGCTGCTTTGCTGTGAGTGACACTGGCTTTCTGTGCTGTAGCTGGAAATGCGGAAATCACAAAATGAAGCAGTGTGTGAGGGGCTGCGTGCTCAAATCCGAGAGCTCTGGGACAGGTTGCAAATAcctgaagaagaaagagaagctgTGGCCACCATTATGTCTGGGTCAAAGGCCAAGGTCCGGAAAGCGGTAAGAAACCCAATGGGTACTGGGTCAGAGTCTTCTCTTAGCACTTCTGTGTTAGTCATAAAGACTGTTGatttggcctggcgcagtggttcatgcctctaatcccagcactttgggaggctgaggtgggtgaatcatttgagatcaggagttcgagaccagcctggataacatggcgaaaccctgtatctactaaaaatacaaaaattagccaggcggtagtggcacatgcctgtaatcccagctacttgggaggctgagacaggagaatcgcttgagcctgggaggcggaggggtgtagtgagccaaggtcgtgccactgcactccagtctgggcgagagagtgaggctgtgtctcaaaaaaatatatatattgatttaTAACACCTTTGTGGCTTTGCataataattttacttaaaagGGAGGGAACTTTTGCAAACTTTAGTGAATATAAAAGTATGACAACCACCTTTaacaagtttctttctttcagctGCAATTAGAAGTGGATCGGTTGGAAGAACTGAAAATGCAAAACATGAAGAAAGTGATTGAGGCAATTCGAGTGGAGCTGGTTCAGTACTGGGACCAGTGCTTTTATAGCCAGGAGCAGAGACAAGCTTTTGCCCCTTTCTATGCTGGTTAGTACAGGAGTGAGgtctttggtttgtttgtttgtttgtttggagacaggtcttactctgttgcccaacctggtctcaaattcctaggctcaaacagtcctcctacctcggcctcccaaagtgttgggccaccacacccagtcaaaaGTGTGGTCTTCCTGTGGCCTGCTCACTAGTTTTTAAGACATCCAGACATTCAACAGGAAGTATTTCCTCTTCTGAACAGATAAAGCCACCTTTTCAAGACATTTAGCATAATTGCCATTCCTGTatgaaaaagtatttgcaaatattaTTGGGAAATACTCGTCTCTTGCTTTCTGAAGCAATATGTCAGTGTAGCTTCTAGCTGTGAAGCTTAAGTTTTTATCAGGTGCTTACTTTTTGCAGGTGCAGTGTCAAACCCTTAATATTATTTCACAGAATCCTCATGTCAAGAGCTAAGGATACTAAAGCACATAAATACTGAGTAACTTAACCCAGAGACATACAGTGGTAAATGCCAGAGCCTATGTTTGGGCCAAAAGGAGCTTGACTCCTGGAGCCCAGTGGATTTCTAGTCTGAACTGAACTGAATATAAAGATGAAGCTATCCCAACTAAATTCAACAGATGTTTTTGCACATTTTCTGTGATCCACCCCTCTACTGGCTGGGCAAGACAGAAAAGAAGAATATGAAAGAAACCGAAGACAAGGCAAGAGATGATGCAGATTTTTGACATTATTTTAGTCTCTATCCTAGTCTCTTAGGCCCTAGTCCCTCAGGCCGATTGTGACAAAGCTGGTTTTTATTAACCACTATATatctattacacacacacacatgcctctTCCTGTATCAGTTTACTATAAGGAAAGAATCTATTTCCATTTTAGGGAATGGATGATTTGTAAAATTGGATACTAAACACTAGAGGAATTGTTTTAAACTACTGGGCCTATATTTTGCAGAGGACTACACAGAAAATCTGCTCCAGCTCCACGATGCTGAGATTGTGCAGTTAAAAAACTACTATGAAGTTCACAAGGAACTCTTCGAAGGTGTCCAGAAGTGGGAAGAAACCTGGAGGCTTTTCTTAGAGTTTGAGGTATTGccctagtttttgtgtttttgttaaaCCATGCCATGTACGGAATCAGTCCAGTTAGCTTTGTTCTTTGCCAGGCTTTTGATACCCCATCTTTAAGTCTCTCTAAATTTCTGCTGACCCCTCTATTTGGTAAGCTTATCTGCAGGGTCTTATAAGAGAAAAGCCCAAAATTAATGGCTTAAATAAGGTTGGCATTTCCTGCATGAATGAGGTTCAGAGGTGGGCAGTATGGGGCAGGCATAGCAGATCTGCACAGTGAGCAGGGCCCCAGGCTTCTCCGGCCCAGGGCGCTCCCCCACCACTAAGGGTGGACCTTATTCTCAGGGCCAGGATGGCTGCTACTAGAACTCCCACCCtgatggcacttttttttttttttttttttttttggaggtggagatttgctcgtcacccaggctggagtgcaatggcgcgatcttggctcaccacaacctccacttcatgggttgaagcaattcttctacctcagcctccccagtagctgggattacaggcatgtgccaccatgcccggctaattttgtatttttagtagagacagggtttcaccatgttggccaggctggtctcaaattcctgacttcaggtgatccgtccatctcggcctctcagagtgctgggatcacaggcgtgagccactgcgcctggcccctgaTGGCACATTTCAGACAGTGTGGTGGAGGAGGAACAAAGAAGGCATTGCCCCTCACTCCTTCAAGAGCTCTTCCTGGCTCTCTTCACAGCACCGTGGCTCACATGCTGTCAGCTGCTGGTGAGGCTGGGTGAATTGCTGCCCCAGGTAAATTCTGGTTCTGTTActaaggaaggagagaagaatggATGTTGGGGCAGGCAACTAACATTCTACCATTCCAGCTTTTGCTATTTACTTAGAAAATTGCATGGGTATTGATTCCTTTTCTTCTGATAGGCAGCACGGATGGGTTCCTTCAGAGCATTTTAGAGCTCAGGGACTATGGTGAGGCAAGTGAGGCGTGTAGGGCACAGATTGAGGGACACCTTGTTCTTGGGTTCATGCTGGCCCTGTTAGAGCTCACAGGGCGTTCAGAGAATCTGAATTCAACTCCTTCAAGTTTACAGGCAGCAAACTAGGACTCAGAAGTGGAGAGAACTATGGGATATCTTACAGCTGTTTAAGAACAGATGTCTTTGTCCTCAGTTATTCTTTACTTCTGGTTACAACAAAAAGAAGAGTAAACATAAAtaaggaggccgggcacggtggctcatgcctgtaatcccagcactttgggaggccgaggcgggcggatcacaggtcaggatatcgagtccatcctggctaacatggtgaaaccctgtctgtaataaaaaaatacaaaaaattagccaggcatggtggtgggcacttgtagtcccagctacttgggaggctgtgggagaagaatgtcatgaacccaggagccggagcttgcagtgagcccagatcaaggcactgcactccagcctgggtgacaaagcaggactccgtctcaaaaaaaaaaaaaaaaaaaaaaaaccataaataagGAGCTAAGGCAGCAACCTTTGTTGACATGCCAgtatttaagaagaaaacaagaaatgaatTACCATCCTGTCTAGTAACCATTGGCTATCACCAATCAAGCAGTATGGAAGGGAAACAATTTAATTTTCAAGAATGTCTTCTAAATTTTTCTGCTTATGTGCCCCTATTTTTGAGTATACATACCTAATTTATAATTACAAGCTATATACTTGCATTACTGTTCTGATATACTATATATGttctaaaagaaaacacatgCTGGTCCAAGAGAAGTGGCGTTTATAACTCAGTGATCACAGCCAGTTACAGATTTGTTCCTGTCCCACTGCATTACTTGACTAGAAAGAAGACGAcagtaaaaaacagaaaagttaataaaaagttaaaaaggatgagaagctttaactatttatttttatttatttatttattttttgagtctcactcgttgctcaggctggagggtagtggcgtgatctcggctcactgcacaccacccgggttcaagtgattctcctgcctcagtctcccgagtagctgggactacaggtgactgctACCAGGCCCACTAATTTTTTTACtcttagtagagatcgggtttcaccatgttggccaggctagtctcgaactgtcgacctcaggtgatccgcccgcctcggcctcccaaagtgctgggattataggcgtgagccactgtgcccagcaagaaCAAAGACTCTTAACAGAAGTTATTGGTCTCATGGTGCCAGGCTTTCTACTaatattaaaatgtacttttcaCAGAGGAAAGCTTCAGATCCGAATCGATTTACAAACCGAGGAGGAAAtcttctaaaagaagaaaaacaacgaGCCAAGCTCCAGAAAATGCTTCCTAAGGTAATATTATTGCTAACGGTTTTTGGTGCTTGGTTACAAAGATACCTcactatttgtatgtctttttctttctattgtttaGCCCCAAAATGATTTTCTTCAAAGCTTAGGCAGAGATAATAAGTTATATATTCAGTATACGCAACTGTGTATCAAGGCGTATTCGtttgctaggactgccataaTAAAGCACTAcaggccgtgtgtggtggctcacgcctgtaatcccagcactttgggaggctggcggatcatgaggtcaggagttcaagaccagcctggtctctactaaaaatacaaaaattagccaggcatggtggcgggcacctgtaatcccagctactcagcaggctgaagcagagaatcgcttgaacccgggaggcagagattgcaatgagccaagaccacgccactgcactccagcctgggccacagagtgagagactccgtctcaaaaaaaaaaaaaaaaaacaaaacagaaaacactacGTACTGGGCAGCTTTGACAACAGCAACTTATTTTCTCACAACTCTAGAAACTGCAAATCTGATGACAACATGTCATTGGcagagttggtttcttctgaggcctctctccttggctttgTAAATGGTCGTCGTCTTCTCCGTGTCTTCACATGGTTTTCCCGCAATATGTGTGGCCTAATTACTCCCAGTCATATGAGATTAGGGCCcacctaatgacctcattttaactgaattctttttttgtttcttcaagagatggggtcttgctatgttgaccaggctggtcttggactcctggcctcaagcaatcctctcatctcggCCTCAggaatgctaggattataggaatgagccagcACACTTGGCCTTAATTCTCTTTTTAATGAcactgtctccaaatacagtcacaatctgaggtactgggggttaaggcttc encodes:
- the LOC105488285 gene encoding protein regulator of cytokinesis 1 isoform X3, whose translation is MRRSEVLAEESIVCLQKALNHLREIWELIGIPEDQRLQRTEVVKKHIKELLDMMIAEEESLKERLIKSISVCQKELSTLCSELRVEPFQEEGETTILQLEKDLRTQVELMRKQKKERKQELKLLQEQDQELCEILCMPRYDIDSASVPSLEELNQFRQHVTTLRETKASRREEFVSIKRQIILCMEELDHTPDTSFERDVVCEDEDAFCLSLENIATLQKLLRQLEMRKSQNEAVCEGLRAQIRELWDRLQIPEEEREAVATIMSGSKAKVRKALQLEVDRLEELKMQNMKKVIEAIRVELVQYWDQCFYSQEQRQAFAPFYAEDYTENLLQLHDAEIVQLKNYYEVHKELFEGVQKWEETWRLFLEFERKASDPNRFTNRGGNLLKEEKQRAKLQKMLPKLEEELKARIELWEQEHSKAFMVNGQKFMEYVAEQWEMHRLEKERAKQERQLKNKKQTETEMLYGSAPRTPSKRRGLAPNTPGKARKLNTTTMSNATANSSIRPIFGGTIYHSPVSRLPPSGSKPVAASTCSGKKTPRTGRHGANKENLELNGSILSGGYPGSAPLQRNFSINSVASTYSEFAKDPSLSDSSTVGLQRELSKASKSDATSGILNSTNIQS
- the LOC105488285 gene encoding protein regulator of cytokinesis 1 isoform X5, with the translated sequence MRRSEVLAEESIVCLQKALNHLREIWELIGIPEDQRLQRTEVVKKHIKELLDMMIAEEESLKERLIKSISVCQKELSTLCSELRVEPFQEEGETTILQLEKDLRTQVELMRKQKKERKQELKLLQEQDQELCEILCMPRYDIDSASVPSLEELNQFRQHVTTLRETKASRREEFVSIKRQIILCMEELDHTPDTSFERDVVCEDEDAFCLSLENIATLQKLLRQLEMRKSQNEAVCEGLRAQIRELWDRLQIPEEEREAVATIMSGSKAKVRKALQLEVDRLEELKMQNMKKVIEAIRVELVQYWDQCFYSQEQRQAFAPFYAEDYTENLLQLHDAEIVQLKNYYEVHKELFEGVQKWEETWRLFLEFERKASDPNRFTNRGGNLLKEEKQRAKLQKMLPKLEEELKARIELWEQEHSKAFMVNGQKFMEYVAEQWEMHRLEKERAKQERQLKNKKQTETEMLYGSAPRTPSKRRGLAPNTPGKARKLNTTTMSNATANSSIRPIFGGTIYHSPVSRLPPSGSKPVAASTCSGKKTPRTGRHGANKENLELNGSILSARTFKGFQI
- the LOC105488285 gene encoding protein regulator of cytokinesis 1 isoform X4 codes for the protein MRRSEVLAEESIVCLQKALNHLREIWELIGIPEDQRLQRTEVVKKHIKELLDMMIAEEESLKERLIKSISVCQKELSTLCSELRVEPFQEEGETTILQLEKDLRTQVELMRKQKKERKQELKLLQEQDQELCEILCMPRYDIDSASVPSLEELNQFRQHVTTLRETKASRREEFVSIKRQIILCMEELDHTPDTSFERDVVCEDEDAFCLSLENIATLQKLLRQLEMRKSQNEAVCEGLRAQIRELWDRLQIPEEEREAVATIMSGSKAKVRKALQLEVDRLEELKMQNMKKVIEAIRVELVQYWDQCFYSQEQRQAFAPFYAEDYTENLLQLHDAEIVQLKNYYEVHKELFEGVQKWEETWRLFLEFERKASDPNRFTNRGGNLLKEEKQRAKLQKMLPKLEEELKARIELWEQEHSKAFMVNGQKFMEYVAEQWEMHRLEKERAKQERQLKNKKQTETEMLYGSAPRTPSKRRGLAPNTPGKARKLNTTTMSNATANSSIRPIFGGTIYHSPVSRLPPSGSKPVAASTCSGKKTPRTGRHGANKENLELNGSILSGGYPGSAPLQRNFSINSVASTYSEFARELSKASKSDATSGILNSTNIQS
- the LOC105488285 gene encoding protein regulator of cytokinesis 1 isoform X6 — protein: MRRSEVLAEESIVCLQKALNHLREIWELIGIPEDQRLQRTEVVKKHIKELLDMMIAEEESLKERLIKSISVCQKELSTLCSELRVEPFQEEGETTILQLEKDLRTQVELMRKQKKERKQELKLLQEQDQELCEILCMPRYDIDSASVPSLEELNQFRQHVTTLRETKASRREEFVSIKRQIILCMEELDHTPDTSFERDVVCEDEDAFCLSLENIATLQKLLRQLEMRKSQNEAVCEGLRAQIRELWDRLQIPEEEREAVATIMSGSKAKVRKALQLEVDRLEELKMQNMKKVIEAIRVELVQYWDQCFYSQEQRQAFAPFYAEDYTENLLQLHDAEIVQLKNYYEVHKELFEGVQKWEETWRLFLEFERKASDPNRFTNRGGNLLKEEKQRAKLQKMLPKLEEELKARIELWEQEHSKAFMVNGQKFMEYVAEQWEMHRLEKERAKQERQLKNKKQTETEMLYGSAPRTPSKRRGLAPNTPGKARKLNTTTMSNATANSSIRPIFGGTIYHSPVSRLPPSGSKPVAASTCSGKKTPRTGRHGANKENLELNGSILSGQPSS